One genomic region from Sulfurimonas sp. encodes:
- a CDS encoding SPFH domain-containing protein, whose amino-acid sequence MYEPVDISVIFSLVLVVGVIFTLSKMVRIVPQGEEWVIERLGKYSKILLPGLSLLIPIVDSVAYKIITKELIQQTRDQEVITKDNAVVIISAVVFYRVTDPGKASYSISNFEKAVANMTTTTLRAVIGGMTLNESLSQRDQIKAQVAEKIRDSLTGWGLTLGNLEVQDIRPSDNLQEAMERQAAADRDREATILIADGDRQASIAKAQGQKEATILEAQGRLAAAKLEAQAKVELADGDRKAMLIVNQGLASGEMAPNYLLAQRYIDGVKELSESDNSKVVFMPADWQKSLAGVVGSLGYLGSAISDKE is encoded by the coding sequence ATGTATGAACCTGTAGATATTAGTGTTATTTTTTCACTTGTACTAGTTGTCGGAGTAATATTTACCCTATCTAAAATGGTGCGTATTGTGCCACAAGGTGAAGAATGGGTTATTGAAAGATTAGGAAAATACAGCAAAATTTTATTGCCTGGATTAAGCTTACTTATTCCTATTGTTGATAGTGTAGCTTATAAAATCATAACAAAAGAGCTTATTCAACAAACTAGAGACCAAGAAGTAATCACAAAAGACAATGCTGTAGTAATCATTAGTGCCGTAGTTTTTTATCGTGTTACAGACCCAGGAAAAGCGTCTTATTCTATAAGTAATTTTGAGAAAGCTGTAGCTAATATGACAACAACAACACTCCGTGCAGTAATTGGTGGTATGACATTAAATGAATCACTTTCTCAACGCGACCAAATTAAAGCACAAGTTGCAGAAAAAATTAGAGATTCACTAACGGGATGGGGTCTTACACTTGGAAACTTAGAAGTTCAAGATATCCGCCCTAGTGATAACCTACAAGAGGCGATGGAAAGACAAGCAGCAGCTGATAGAGATAGAGAAGCTACAATATTAATAGCAGATGGAGATAGACAAGCATCAATTGCTAAAGCCCAAGGTCAAAAAGAAGCTACAATTTTAGAAGCACAAGGAAGACTAGCAGCTGCAAAACTTGAAGCACAAGCAAAAGTTGAACTAGCAGATGGAGACCGTAAAGCTATGTTAATTGTAAATCAAGGATTAGCTTCAGGAGAAATGGCACCAAACTATTTACTAGCACAACGATATATTGACGGTGTGAAAGAACTATCAGAATCTGATAATTCTAAAGTCGTATTTATGCCAGCAGACTGGCAAAAAAGTCTAGCTGGTGTAGTTGGTTCTCTTGGATATTTGGGATCAGCAATTAGTGACAAAGAATAA
- a CDS encoding MutS-related protein: MLSSDVSSILNNKDRLLTQTYFDLQKYFEEKYGTNTVVFMEIGTFFEVYEVNNDEEQVGKAKEIAELLNIQLTKKNKSIIENSDKNPLLAGVPAVSFERYLSRLIGEQKYTIVVVKQKGNPPKITRHIAQIISPGTNFEHIVDNDDNYIVSILVDKHKGIYTVGYSAIDVTTGKTWLYETHGTSEDPSYALDEVFNLLNIYRTAEVVLSFLDGVDDQRHVLQYLEIPEHYHYSVNNQRPKIDFQNKLFKEVYQIQSLLSPIEHLDLERSPMISESLAVLIHFVIEHDMHIVQKLNMPRLIDNRRFMYLGNNALEQVGIISKDRNEFTLLKLMDKSSTAIGRRLLKERLLNPIMEKDELERRYNLIEKVSSHTRFLDETMRGIYDLERLSRRLNLGRLHPFEMNHVYESMISVKDLMNYVKKYKIQRTPFNESEVDEFLRDISKSIDLDVSRRFTSNTIDENFLKSGVDESVDILVEENSTILIAFEDIMEKIQQMLESVNSNSSKGLVSLGILEKEGYYISLSKNRFSMIEKEFNAHEDFKDFVVKKLTNSVKITSSFTDVLSDKIMKNRRKIVVLVKDRFVNLQGIYERRYSLLFDRVISYVSDLDVGVSSSKVAQQYKHSRPMIVDVEGDENFMQIMQLRHPLIEIQERGGIYVPNDVVMGNRNYMDLPHPKTVMLEVDVHDGHDINGVLLYGINSSGKSSLMKSIGIATLMAQSGFFVSAAVMKFSIFDSLFTRIVSKDNLAKGLSTFAVEMLELKNIFNRATVRSLVLGDEISHGTETLSGVAIVSSAIIKLAKLRSLFLFATHLHQLSTMKEITMLDNVVNLHLSVEYDESKDLLLFNRILQGGSGSSIYGLEFAKSLHMDSEFLEIANKIRKRLANDFDELELLVKKKKSKYNKELYVTKCVICGAMAEDVHHISQRSLADKAGFIGHFHKDNKHNLVPLCKEHHNDIHSGKLKVDGFMMTSNGLELQFEEQMRKPAKVEVIEPEINEKKDDEPKEFVLDDW, translated from the coding sequence ATGCTCTCATCAGATGTAAGTTCTATTTTAAATAACAAAGATAGACTATTGACTCAAACTTATTTTGATTTGCAAAAATATTTTGAAGAAAAATATGGAACCAATACCGTAGTATTTATGGAGATAGGAACTTTTTTTGAAGTATATGAAGTAAACAATGATGAAGAGCAAGTTGGAAAAGCCAAAGAGATAGCAGAGCTTTTGAACATTCAACTAACTAAAAAAAATAAAAGCATTATAGAAAATTCAGATAAAAACCCTCTTTTAGCAGGTGTTCCTGCTGTTTCTTTTGAACGATACTTAAGTCGTTTAATAGGTGAGCAAAAATATACCATAGTTGTTGTAAAACAAAAAGGTAATCCACCAAAAATAACTAGACACATAGCACAAATAATTTCCCCTGGTACAAACTTTGAGCATATTGTAGATAATGATGACAATTATATAGTTTCTATTTTAGTTGATAAACACAAAGGCATCTACACTGTAGGTTATTCTGCCATAGATGTGACTACTGGTAAGACTTGGCTTTATGAAACTCATGGAACAAGTGAAGATCCATCTTATGCTTTAGATGAAGTTTTTAATCTTTTAAACATATATAGAACTGCAGAAGTGGTTTTGAGTTTTTTAGATGGTGTTGATGATCAACGACATGTCTTGCAATACCTTGAAATTCCTGAACATTATCACTACTCTGTAAATAACCAAAGACCTAAGATTGATTTTCAAAACAAGTTATTTAAAGAAGTTTACCAAATCCAATCTCTTCTTTCTCCAATAGAGCATCTAGACCTAGAACGCTCTCCTATGATTAGTGAATCTTTAGCGGTTTTAATCCACTTTGTCATAGAACATGATATGCATATAGTTCAGAAGCTAAATATGCCACGCCTTATAGACAATCGTCGTTTTATGTATTTAGGAAATAATGCGCTTGAACAAGTTGGCATAATCTCTAAAGATAGGAACGAGTTTACACTTTTAAAACTTATGGACAAAAGTTCTACTGCTATTGGTCGCAGACTATTAAAAGAGAGACTGCTTAACCCAATAATGGAAAAAGATGAACTTGAAAGAAGATATAACCTCATAGAAAAAGTATCTTCACATACAAGATTTTTAGATGAAACAATGCGTGGCATCTATGACCTTGAAAGACTATCTCGTAGATTAAACCTAGGGCGACTTCATCCTTTTGAGATGAACCATGTTTATGAGTCTATGATAAGCGTTAAAGACTTAATGAACTATGTTAAAAAGTATAAAATTCAACGCACTCCCTTTAATGAAAGTGAAGTTGATGAGTTCTTAAGAGATATATCTAAAAGTATAGACCTTGATGTATCAAGACGCTTTACTTCAAATACTATTGATGAGAATTTTTTAAAGAGTGGTGTCGATGAATCAGTAGATATTTTGGTTGAAGAAAACTCTACAATTTTAATTGCCTTTGAAGACATAATGGAAAAGATTCAACAGATGCTAGAATCTGTAAACTCAAACAGCTCAAAAGGTTTAGTTTCTCTTGGCATCTTAGAAAAAGAGGGTTATTATATATCTCTAAGTAAAAACCGCTTTTCTATGATAGAAAAAGAGTTTAACGCTCATGAGGATTTTAAAGATTTTGTAGTAAAAAAACTTACAAATAGTGTAAAAATTACATCTTCTTTTACAGATGTACTGTCTGATAAAATCATGAAAAACCGTAGAAAAATCGTTGTTTTAGTAAAAGATAGATTTGTTAATCTTCAGGGCATCTATGAAAGACGATACTCTTTACTCTTTGATAGAGTCATCTCTTATGTATCAGACTTAGATGTTGGTGTTAGTTCATCAAAAGTAGCACAGCAGTACAAACACTCAAGACCTATGATAGTTGATGTAGAAGGTGATGAAAATTTTATGCAAATCATGCAACTTAGACATCCTCTCATCGAGATTCAAGAGAGAGGTGGCATCTATGTTCCAAATGATGTAGTTATGGGAAATCGTAATTATATGGATTTACCACACCCAAAAACAGTTATGCTTGAAGTTGATGTTCATGATGGACATGACATAAATGGTGTTCTTTTATATGGCATAAACTCAAGTGGAAAAAGTTCTTTGATGAAGAGTATTGGTATCGCAACTCTTATGGCTCAGTCTGGGTTTTTTGTGAGTGCTGCTGTTATGAAATTTTCTATTTTTGATTCTCTTTTTACTAGAATAGTTTCAAAAGATAATCTTGCCAAGGGTCTTTCGACTTTTGCAGTAGAGATGCTTGAACTTAAAAATATTTTCAATCGTGCAACAGTTCGCTCTCTTGTTTTGGGTGATGAGATAAGTCATGGAACAGAAACACTCTCTGGTGTTGCCATAGTTTCTAGTGCGATTATTAAACTTGCAAAATTACGCTCACTTTTTCTTTTTGCAACCCACCTTCACCAACTCTCTACAATGAAAGAAATTACAATGCTTGATAATGTTGTTAATTTACATTTGAGCGTTGAGTATGATGAGAGTAAAGATTTACTACTTTTTAATAGAATTTTACAAGGTGGAAGTGGTAGTAGCATCTATGGTTTAGAGTTTGCAAAATCACTTCATATGGATAGTGAATTTTTAGAAATAGCAAATAAGATAAGAAAAAGACTTGCAAATGATTTTGATGAGTTAGAACTTTTAGTTAAAAAGAAAAAGAGCAAGTACAATAAAGAACTATATGTGACAAAATGTGTAATTTGTGGAGCGATGGCAGAAGATGTTCACCATATATCTCAGCGTTCTCTGGCTGATAAGGCTGGTTTTATAGGACATTTTCATAAAGATAATAAGCATAATCTTGTTCCGCTTTGTAAAGAACATCACAATGACATACATAGCGGTAAACTTAAAGTAGATGGTTTTATGATGACATCTAATGGTCTTGAACTTCAGTTTGAAGAACAGATGCGTAAACCTGCAAAAGTAGAAGTTATAGAACCTGAAATAAATGAAAAAAAAGATGATGAGCCAAAAGAGTTTGTATTAGATGACTGGTAA
- a CDS encoding TolC family protein, with product MKLKLLLSTLLICSLNAQDLKTTINEVLSTNPIILERLKNYNSTKEDITSAKSGYYPKLELSLGGGIEKNEKKDVNAITTLRDKNNNPVDSLSLSVYQNSLTYTQNLFKGFETSYQVKAQEQRTLSAAYSIMVPFFKTSKTSFLILPLYDTSGNSFAPLGSKLLTAL from the coding sequence ATGAAATTAAAACTACTTTTAAGCACCTTACTCATCTGCTCACTTAATGCACAAGACTTAAAAACAACTATAAATGAAGTTTTATCCACTAACCCTATCATCTTAGAAAGACTAAAAAACTATAACTCCACAAAAGAAGATATTACAAGTGCAAAGTCTGGTTACTATCCAAAACTAGAGTTATCTCTCGGCGGAGGGATAGAGAAAAATGAGAAAAAAGATGTAAATGCAATCACAACACTTAGAGATAAAAACAACAATCCTGTTGATTCTTTAAGCCTAAGTGTTTATCAAAATTCCTTAACTTACACACAAAATCTTTTTAAAGGATTTGAAACTTCATACCAAGTAAAAGCACAAGAACAAAGAACTTTATCAGCAGCATATAGTATAATGGTTCCCTTTTTCAAGACCAGTAAAACAAGTTTTCTTATTTTACCTCTTTACGATACCAGTGGTAACAGTTTTGCTCCTTTAGGATCTAAATTATTGACAGCTTTATAA
- a CDS encoding IS3 family transposase, translating to MNAKRKSYSANFKAKVVLEVLEGEKTVNEIASGYEVLPLSLRNWKKQFLENMSLAFDKSTVVKEYKDEIDTLKYEKDAIAKKLGETIVEKDFLVEKLKSLASSKERKTLLDAKHKLSQNKQCQLLQVSKSSLYYTPTKPFSRGKDLKILDAINNIYSDFPSYGSRRIHAQLLRDGYSIGKKFVKKAMKYMGIEALYPKPKTTTANKEHYKYPYLLKDFRDYAGRVVIEKTNQVWSTDITYIKLEKGFVYLAAIIDWHSKKILSWKLSNTMDISLVKSVLNEALAFYPKPEIFNTDQGSQYTSKVHVDILKKHNIKISMDGKGRATDNICIERFWRSIKYEEIYLNEYKNIKSLNRAIKIYMNSYNKKRLHSAIGYKTPNEVYYKAVNNLDPKGAKLLPLVS from the coding sequence ATGAATGCAAAAAGAAAAAGTTATAGTGCAAATTTTAAAGCAAAAGTAGTACTGGAAGTTTTAGAGGGTGAAAAAACTGTTAATGAAATAGCTAGTGGATATGAAGTCCTACCTCTAAGTTTAAGAAATTGGAAAAAACAGTTTCTTGAGAATATGTCATTAGCATTTGATAAAAGTACTGTTGTAAAAGAATACAAAGATGAAATTGATACTCTTAAATATGAAAAAGATGCAATTGCAAAAAAACTTGGAGAGACAATTGTTGAGAAGGATTTTCTTGTGGAAAAGCTAAAAAGCTTGGCCTCATCTAAAGAGAGAAAAACTCTACTTGATGCTAAGCATAAATTATCACAGAATAAGCAGTGTCAATTGCTACAGGTAAGTAAGTCGAGTTTGTACTATACTCCAACTAAACCGTTTAGTAGAGGTAAAGACTTGAAAATATTAGATGCTATAAATAATATATATTCAGACTTTCCATCATATGGAAGTAGAAGAATTCATGCTCAACTTTTAAGAGATGGGTATAGCATAGGGAAAAAGTTCGTTAAGAAAGCTATGAAGTATATGGGTATAGAAGCCTTGTATCCTAAGCCTAAGACCACTACAGCAAACAAAGAACATTATAAGTATCCATATCTCCTAAAAGATTTTAGAGATTATGCTGGACGTGTTGTAATTGAAAAAACTAATCAAGTCTGGAGTACAGATATTACTTATATCAAACTGGAAAAAGGCTTTGTATATTTAGCCGCAATAATAGATTGGCATAGTAAAAAAATACTCTCATGGAAACTTTCTAACACAATGGATATTTCCTTAGTTAAAAGTGTGTTAAATGAAGCACTCGCATTTTATCCTAAACCAGAGATATTTAACACAGACCAGGGAAGTCAATATACTTCAAAAGTTCATGTTGATATTCTCAAAAAACACAACATTAAAATTTCAATGGATGGAAAAGGTAGAGCTACTGATAATATTTGCATCGAAAGATTCTGGCGAAGTATTAAGTATGAAGAAATTTATCTGAATGAATATAAGAATATAAAATCTCTCAATCGAGCAATAAAAATATATATGAACTCTTACAACAAAAAAAGATTACATTCGGCGATTGGATATAAAACTCCAAATGAAGTTTATTATAAAGCTGTCAATAATTTAGATCCTAAAGGAGCAAAACTGTTACCACTGGTATCGTAA
- a CDS encoding type I secretion system permease/ATPase, producing the protein MLITNADNLRMDALLDCLVLFTKLYHKPFSAEALTAGLPIEPGAEAPELFSINNAKGLFSRAAGKAGLKSSLIKRPLSQISPLQLPMIILLSNQSACILDRFSDDSKQIKIIMPAEEAIEQWVDADVLEDEYIGFGFMVKKAFEYADENSRTLNLNQKHWFWSTIKLSSGIYKDVLYASLLINLFVLASPLFTMNVYDRVVPNNAIETLWVFALGVSVIYILDTFLKFTRTYLLENAAKKSDIIMSSIIFEKVLNLKMANHPASVGSFSSNLKDFDSIRSFLTNATMAAIIDLPFAVIFLAVIAYIGGSIVIIPMLTMLLILSYAIIIKKPLRQSIQSTHEASAKKSSILIETLNNIETLKTLGTLNQVQYKWEESTGEIASKSLKSRLLSASIPTITQLLIQLNTVMIIVYGVYLIQGFELSMGGLIAIVILTSRTLAPMGQVAALLTNYEDTKTSYETLNDIISQPSERPDGKKFVERPNFTGHIEFVNVTFTYPNTEVPALRNVSFEIKSGEHVAIIGRIGSGKSTVQKLILGLYEADSGQILIDGIDIQQIDPADLRKNMGYVSQDIMLFRGTVKENIIYRATHVNDSAMIRAANVSGASEFIKKHPKGYEMPIGERGQGLSGGQRQSIGIARAFLLSAPIMLMDEPSNAMDQITEANLLKNLQKSLKGTTSLLVTQKMTLLKIVERVIVINDGKVFIDAPKQEALKQLQGGGK; encoded by the coding sequence ATGCTAATTACTAATGCTGACAACTTAAGAATGGACGCCTTGCTTGATTGTTTGGTTCTTTTTACAAAACTTTATCACAAGCCGTTTTCTGCTGAGGCTCTAACAGCTGGTCTTCCAATAGAACCAGGAGCAGAAGCACCTGAACTTTTCTCTATTAACAACGCTAAAGGGCTTTTTTCTCGCGCTGCAGGAAAAGCAGGTTTAAAATCAAGTCTTATTAAAAGACCTCTATCTCAGATATCTCCATTACAACTACCTATGATTATACTTCTTTCAAATCAGAGTGCTTGTATATTAGATAGATTTAGCGATGATTCAAAACAGATAAAAATAATTATGCCTGCAGAAGAAGCAATAGAACAATGGGTAGATGCTGATGTACTTGAAGATGAGTATATTGGTTTTGGTTTTATGGTTAAAAAAGCTTTTGAATATGCTGATGAAAATTCTAGAACACTTAACTTAAATCAAAAACATTGGTTTTGGAGTACTATTAAACTATCTTCTGGCATCTATAAAGATGTTTTATATGCTTCACTTCTTATAAACCTTTTTGTTTTAGCATCTCCACTTTTTACTATGAATGTTTATGACAGAGTTGTACCAAATAACGCTATTGAAACTCTTTGGGTTTTTGCTCTTGGGGTAAGTGTTATCTATATACTAGATACCTTTTTAAAGTTTACAAGAACTTACTTACTTGAAAATGCCGCAAAAAAGAGTGATATAATCATGTCTTCTATCATCTTTGAAAAAGTACTAAATCTCAAAATGGCAAATCACCCAGCATCTGTTGGTTCATTTTCTAGCAATCTCAAAGATTTTGATTCTATACGAAGTTTTTTAACAAATGCTACTATGGCTGCTATTATTGATCTTCCTTTTGCTGTAATATTTTTAGCTGTTATTGCTTATATTGGAGGAAGTATTGTTATAATTCCTATGCTTACTATGCTTTTAATTTTATCTTATGCCATCATAATTAAAAAACCTTTACGACAAAGTATCCAAAGCACACATGAAGCAAGTGCGAAAAAAAGCTCTATACTTATAGAAACTCTCAACAATATAGAAACCTTAAAAACATTAGGAACTCTAAATCAAGTACAATATAAATGGGAAGAATCAACGGGAGAAATAGCTAGTAAAAGTTTAAAATCTCGTTTACTCTCAGCATCTATACCAACTATAACTCAGCTTCTCATACAGTTAAATACTGTAATGATTATAGTATATGGAGTTTATCTAATTCAGGGTTTTGAACTTTCTATGGGTGGTTTAATCGCTATTGTAATTCTTACTTCAAGAACTCTAGCGCCGATGGGACAAGTTGCTGCACTTCTTACAAACTATGAAGATACAAAAACTTCCTATGAAACACTAAATGATATTATCTCTCAACCAAGTGAAAGACCTGATGGTAAAAAGTTTGTTGAACGACCTAACTTTACTGGGCATATTGAGTTTGTTAATGTAACATTTACATATCCAAATACTGAAGTTCCAGCTTTAAGAAATGTATCGTTTGAAATAAAATCAGGAGAGCATGTAGCTATCATAGGTCGCATAGGTTCTGGTAAAAGTACTGTTCAAAAATTAATTTTGGGTCTTTATGAGGCTGATTCTGGTCAGATACTAATAGATGGCATAGATATACAACAAATCGATCCAGCAGATTTGAGAAAAAACATGGGTTATGTTTCTCAAGATATTATGCTATTTCGTGGAACTGTAAAAGAAAACATTATTTATAGAGCAACTCATGTAAATGACTCAGCAATGATTAGAGCAGCAAATGTTAGTGGTGCTTCAGAGTTTATTAAAAAGCATCCTAAGGGTTATGAGATGCCTATTGGTGAAAGAGGTCAAGGTCTATCTGGTGGACAAAGACAAAGCATAGGAATTGCTAGAGCATTTTTACTAAGTGCTCCTATAATGCTTATGGATGAACCAAGTAATGCTATGGATCAAATTACAGAAGCAAATCTACTCAAAAATTTACAAAAGAGTCTAAAAGGAACTACATCTTTACTTGTAACACAGAAGATGACTCTTTTAAAAATAGTAGAGAGAGTTATAGTTATAAATGATGGTAAAGTTTTTATAGACGCTCCAAAACAAGAAGCACTAAAACAACTCCAAGGTGGAGGTAAATAA
- a CDS encoding HlyD family type I secretion periplasmic adaptor subunit: MTRGSGDVIPYGQNQIIQNLEGGIVEEILISEGQLVKKGEVILKINNAKSLSSSKTNKMKFQELEAKKLRLFAEANQLNFQNLETTDLELKKQIILAKNLYESDKLEFNAKDNALIEQIQQRKQEYKEAKARVTSFEKSLRYVSEEIKMTVPMVREGIKSKVDFLKLKREANEIENNIIAAKLSLPRLSSAISEYRHKRLESKQIFINSAKKELNEVTAEISRLKTQQIAFSDQVERTMVRSPVDGIVQKLFIHTVGGVVKPGADLVEIVPTNEKLYLEIKIKPSDIAFLHPGAAAKVKISAYDFAIHGGLEGKVLNISPDTITDKKENTFYIIHVVTTKNHLGTDDNPLQIIPGMTASVDIVTGQKTIMQYILKPILKSKQYVFSER, translated from the coding sequence ATAACAAGAGGTAGTGGTGATGTAATACCCTATGGTCAAAATCAAATTATACAAAACTTAGAAGGTGGTATAGTTGAAGAAATTTTAATCTCTGAAGGACAACTTGTAAAAAAAGGAGAGGTGATTTTAAAAATAAATAATGCAAAATCACTTTCATCTTCAAAAACAAATAAAATGAAATTTCAAGAACTAGAGGCAAAAAAACTAAGGCTATTTGCAGAAGCAAATCAACTTAATTTTCAAAACTTAGAAACAACAGACTTAGAGTTAAAAAAACAAATAATATTGGCAAAAAATCTTTATGAATCTGATAAACTAGAATTTAATGCAAAAGACAATGCTTTAATAGAACAAATTCAACAAAGAAAACAAGAATATAAAGAAGCAAAAGCTAGAGTTACATCTTTTGAAAAATCCCTTAGATATGTTAGCGAAGAGATTAAAATGACAGTACCAATGGTAAGAGAAGGTATAAAATCTAAAGTAGATTTTTTAAAATTAAAAAGAGAAGCAAATGAAATAGAGAACAATATTATAGCTGCTAAACTTTCTCTACCTCGTCTTTCTTCTGCTATATCAGAGTATAGACATAAGCGACTAGAATCAAAACAAATTTTTATAAACAGTGCAAAAAAAGAGTTAAATGAAGTAACAGCAGAAATATCAAGACTAAAAACTCAACAAATCGCTTTTAGTGACCAAGTGGAGAGAACTATGGTTAGATCTCCTGTTGATGGCATCGTTCAAAAACTTTTTATTCATACTGTAGGTGGAGTGGTAAAGCCAGGGGCCGATTTAGTTGAGATAGTTCCAACAAATGAAAAACTGTATTTAGAGATTAAAATAAAACCAAGTGATATAGCATTTTTGCATCCAGGAGCAGCTGCTAAAGTAAAAATATCCGCTTATGATTTTGCTATCCATGGTGGGCTTGAAGGAAAAGTTTTAAATATATCTCCTGATACTATAACAGATAAAAAGGAAAATACTTTTTATATAATTCATGTTGTAACAACTAAGAATCATTTAGGTACAGATGATAATCCACTTCAAATCATACCAGGTATGACTGCTAGCGTTGATATTGTAACAGGGCAAAAAACCATAATGCAGTATATTTTAAAACCTATTTTAAAGTCTAAACAATATGTATTTTCGGAGAGATAA
- a CDS encoding response regulator transcription factor — translation MHIILFSSDLNLIDEWKKKSETKPLVFDNINLLKSMIEETNLSSFVLITDYDSLANEVNKLISSNTLPKNVVVLERVPEITTGKMLISHGVKAYGNSRMLKHHYMQMIQTLKKNLIWTYPELTASLAKKENRPLSEEVRGFLEKRLTQKEIETLYHILEGLTNDAIAKIMSITPRTVKAHTSSIFSKLHVNDKVALVLLLNN, via the coding sequence ATGCATATCATACTTTTTAGTTCTGATTTAAACCTCATAGATGAATGGAAGAAAAAAAGTGAAACAAAACCTTTAGTATTTGATAATATAAACTTACTAAAAAGTATGATAGAAGAAACAAATCTAAGCTCTTTTGTTTTAATAACTGACTATGACAGCTTGGCAAATGAAGTAAATAAACTTATTTCATCAAACACTCTGCCAAAAAATGTAGTAGTTTTAGAAAGAGTACCAGAAATTACAACTGGCAAAATGCTTATATCTCATGGTGTTAAAGCTTATGGAAATTCAAGAATGTTAAAACATCACTATATGCAAATGATACAAACTCTTAAAAAGAATCTAATTTGGACTTATCCAGAATTAACAGCATCTTTAGCAAAAAAGGAAAACAGACCTTTAAGTGAAGAAGTAAGAGGTTTTTTAGAAAAAAGACTTACACAAAAAGAGATAGAAACTCTCTACCATATCTTAGAAGGTTTAACAAATGATGCTATTGCCAAAATAATGTCAATAACACCAAGAACGGTAAAAGCTCACACAAGTTCAATCTTTTCCAAACTTCATGTAAATGATAAAGTAGCCTTAGTTTTACTTTTAAATAATTAA